In a single window of the Gossypium hirsutum isolate 1008001.06 chromosome A13, Gossypium_hirsutum_v2.1, whole genome shotgun sequence genome:
- the LOC107913466 gene encoding cytochrome P450 CYP736A12: MELIFVPFLFKVGLSIVNCQSAASPFPSQMYYSTLAILLVLLVPLCSFVYFFRPRNHKNGRKPPPGPAPLPIIGNLHMIGKLPHQTLHHLGKKYGPIMSIKLGYVPTIVVSSPEAAELFLKVHDLAFASRPNLQSTDYLTYSGKGLAFAPYGSYWRTVRKWCTLHFLSASKIECFAPVRKEEVVSLVKSVRKAVTAGETVDLSRKLGKVMEVMMCKVIFGQSMDDKFQFKPLVDETMLLAGIFNLSDYLPFLAPLDLQGYRRRLKRTSNGLHAIFDKMIDEHLQGTNAKEQKPYKDFFHVMVSLLDTPMNPNDEEQRYIIGRENIKAIMVDMVAASFDTTTTAIEWTLAELLRHPSVMAALQQELERTVGRHRMVEESDLPKLAYLDMVMKESLRLHPVAPLLIPRESTEDITIDGYFIPKKSRILVNVWSIGRDHKVWSNNAEEFFPERFKDSNIDVRGHDFQLIPFGSGRRGCPGMQLGLTTMSLIIAQLVHCFDWELPDGMLPDELDMTEKFGLTLPRANHLLANPTYRLVG; the protein is encoded by the exons ATGGAACTCATATTTGTTCCTTTCTTATTTAAGGTGGGGTTGTCAATTGTCAATTGTCAATCGGCTGCCTCTCCTTTCCCATCCCAAATGTATTATTCAACGTTAGCCATTCTCTTGGTACTCCTTGTACCTCTTTGTTCCTTTGTCTATTTCTTCCGCCCACGAAACCACAAAAATGGCCGGAAACCTCCACCCGGTCCTGCTCCTCTTCCCATTATTGGTAACCTCCATATGATAGGGAAACTTCCTCACCAAACCCTTCACCATCTTGGCAAAAAATATGGACCCATAATGTCAATAAAGCTAGGCTATGTACCGACGATTGTGGTATCATCACCTGAAGCCGCTGAACTGTTCCTCAAGGTCCATGACCTTGCTTTTGCTTCCAGGCCTAACCTCCAATCTACCGACTACTTGACCTACAGTGGCAAGGGCTTGGCTTTTGCCCCCTACGGTTCCTATTGGCGAACTGTACGGAAATGGTGCACTTTGCACTTCCTTAGTGCCTCAAAAATCGAATGTTTTGCCCCGGTTAGGAAGGAAGAGGTGGTGTCATTGGTTAAATCGGTGAGGAAGGCAGTGACGGCGGGTGAGACGGTGGACCTTAGCCGGAAGTTAGGTAAGGTTATGGAAGTAATGATGTGTAAAGTGATTTTCGGGCAGTCCATGGATGATAAATTCCAATTTAAACCGCTAGTTGACGAGACCATGCTCTTGGCTGGGATTTTCAATCTATCAGATTATCTACCTTTTCTTGCTCCACTTGACCTTCAG GGATATAGAAGAAGGCTTAAGAGGACAAGCAATGGGCTTCACGCAATTTTTGACAAAATGATTGATGAACATTTACAAGGGACTAACGCCAAGGAACAAAAACCTTACAAAGATTTCTTTCATGTAATGGTTTCATTGTTGGATACACCCATGAACCCTAACGATGAAGAGCAGCGGTACATCATTGGTAGAGAAAACATCAAGGCCATAATGGTGGACATGGTGGCAGCTTCATTTGACACCACAACTACAGCCATTGAGTGGACACTTGCAGAGCTTCTAAGGCACCCTTCAGTCATGGCTGCTCTCCAACAAGAACTGGAAAGAACTGTTGGAAGGCATAGAATGGTAGAAGAGTCGGACCTACCGAAGCTTGCTTACTTAGATATGGTCATGAAAGAGAGTTTAAGGTTGCATCCAGTGGCGCCCTTACTAATTCCACGTGAGTCGACAGAAGATATCACCATTGATGGATATTTCATTCCAAAGAAGTCGCGGATTTTAGTGAATGTTTGGTCCATCGGGCGAGACCATAAAGTATGGTCAAACAATGCTGAAGAGTTCTTTCCAGAAAGGTTCAAGGATAGCAACATAGACGTTCGAGGACATGATTTCCAACTCATCCCGTTTGGGAGTGGCCGTAGAGGATGTCCTGGAATGCAGTTGGGGTTGACCACCATGAGTCTAATTATAGCTCAATtagttcattgctttgattgggAGTTGCCTGATGGGATGTTACCTGATGAACTTGATATGACTGAAAAGTTTGGGCTGACgttgccaagggctaatcatttgCTTGCAAACCCAACTTACCGTTTAGTTGGTTAA
- the LOC107913467 gene encoding laccase-17, with protein MGVFLLSSPAFLVFFSFFTFCLLVDPVLGITRHYKFDVKLHNVTRLCHTRSIVSVNGQFPGPRIVAREGDQLLIKVVNHVPNNVSIHWHGIRQLQSGWADGPAYVTQCPIQTGQSYVYNFTIIGQRGTLFWHAHISWLRATLYGPIIILPKRGIPYPFAKPYKEVPIVFGEWFNADPEAVISQALQTGGGPNVSDAYTINGLPGPLYNCSAKDTFKLKVKPGKTYLLRLVNAALNDELFFSIANHTLTVVDVDAVYVKPFETETLLITPGQTTNVILKTKPSYPNATFFMTARPYVTGQGTFDNSTVAGILEYESSPNSLHSSIMLPLFKPILPALNDTSFATKFASKLRSLASAQYPANVPQKVDKHFFFTVGLGTSPCQHNQTCQGPNGTKFAASVNNVSFAMPTTALLQAHFFGQSNGVYTPDFPSSPITPFNYIGSPPSNTMVSNGTKVVVLPFNTSVELVMQDTNILGAESHPLHLHGFNFFIIGRGFGNFDPNKDPAKFNLIDPVERNTVGVPSGGWVAIRFLADNPGVWFMHCHLEVHTSWGLKMAWIVLDGELPTQKLLPPPADLPKC; from the exons atgggagtttttcttctttcatcACCAGCATTTCTggttttcttctcatttttcacTTTCTGTCTACTTGTTGACCCCGTACTTGGGATCACCAGGCACTACAAGTTTGAT GTCAAGCTGCATAATGTAACACGTTTGTGTCATACAAGGAGCATTGTTTCGGTGAATGGACAATTTCCAGGGCCTCGCATTGTAGCAAGGGAGGGTGATCAGCTTCTCATCAAAGTGGTCAACCATGTGCCTAACAATGTTTCTATCCACTG GCATGGCATTCGACAGCTTCAAAGCGGTTGGGCGGATGGGCCTGCATATGTGACTCAGTGTCCCATACAAACTGGCCAAAGCTACGTTTACAACTTCACCATTATAGGCCAAAGAGGGACTCTCTTCTGGCATGCCCATATATCATGGCTAAGAGCCACTCTTTATGGTCCCATTATCATTCTTCCCAAGCGTGGCATACCTTACCCTTTTGCTAAGCCTTACAAGGAAGTTCCCATTGTCTTCG GAGAGTGGTTCAATGCAGATCCTGAGGCTGTTATTAGCCAGGCACTCCAGACTGGTGGGGGTCCAAATGTCTCTGATGCTTATACCATCAATGGTCTCCCTGGACCACTTTATAACTGCTCAGCCAAAG ATACATTCAAGCTGAAGGTGAAGCCTGGAAAAACTTACCTTCTTCGTTTAGTCAATGCGGCACTCAATGATGAGCTCTTCTTCAGCATAGCAAATCACACACTAACTGTTGTTGATGTTGATGCCGTTTATGTTAAACCATTTGAGACTGAAACACTTCTCATCACCCCTGGTCAAACCACAAATGTGATCCTTAAGACTAAACCAAGCTATCCAAATGCCACTTTCTTCATGACTGCTAGACCATATGTGACAGGCCAAGGAACATTCGATAATTCAACTGTTGCCGGTATTTTAGAATACGAGTCATCACCCAATAGCCTTCATTCGAGCATAATGTTGCCCTTGTTTAAACCAATTCTACCTGCTTTGAATGACACTTCCTTTGCTACAAAATTCGCAAGTAAACTCCGTAGCTTGGCCAGTGCACAATATCCTGCCAATGTGCCTCAGAAGGTTGATAAGCATTTTTTCTTCACTGTTGGTCTTGGAACCAGCCCATGCCAGCATAACCAAACCTGCCAAGGACCTAATGGAACCAAGTTCGCAGCTTCAGTGAATAATGTATCGTTTGCAATGCCGACTACAGCATTACTCCAGGCTCATTTCTTCGGCCAATCTAACGGAGTTTACACCCCTGATTTTCCTAGCAGTCCTATAACTCCATTTAACTATATAGGCTCACCACCTAGCAATACTATGGTAAGCAACGGAACAAAGGTAGTAGTGCTTCCTTTTAATACTTCCGTGGAGCTAGTTATGCAGGACACGAACATTCTTGGAGCTGAAAGCCACCCTCTTCATCTACATggcttcaatttctttattatcgGCCGAGGTTTTGGAAACTTTGATCCAAATAAGGACCCCGCAAAGTTCAATCTGATTGACCCTGTTGAAAGGAACACTGTTGGCGTGCCATCAGGAGGTTGGGTTGCAATTCGTTTTCTAGCCGACAATCCAG GGGTATGGTTCATGCATTGCCATCTAGAAGTGCACACCAGCTGGGGCTTGAAGATGGCTTGGATTGTCTTGGATGGTGAACTTCCTACTCAGAAATTGTTGCCTCCACCAGCAGATCTTCCTAAATGTTGA